The Neurospora crassa OR74A linkage group V, whole genome shotgun sequence sequence GTGGCCCAAGAGCAAAATGTTTAATCCCCAGGCTTTTCATGGGGAGGGGTACTGGGCGAGAGACCCAACTCCGGAGGAGAGTTGGgcgatggtgttgttggcgatTAATAGAGGGGTAAAGGGGGTTTTGAGCTGGGTGTGGCCGGCGAGTGAAGAGCTGGGGAAGGCGCATGGGAGGTTGGCGAGGGTGGTTAGTagtggggagggggaagatGGGGTGGTGGGGTTGTTGGTTGAGGGGAGGGGGCCGGAGAAGTTACAGGTAAGTACGGAGGTGAAAGGGGTTGATGCGGCGGGCTGGGTGGACaaggagggcaagaagaTGTTGGTTAGTGTTGTTAATACTGGGGAGGAAGATGTTGAGGGATTGGTGGAGTTGGAGGTGCCGAGCGGGAGTAGAGTTGGGAAGGTGGTTTGGGATGagagtggtggtgctggcgatGGGAAGTGGGAGGTTAAGGAGGGGAAGTTGACAAAGAATGGGTTGAAAGGGATGGGAACCGCGTTGGTGATTTTGGAGTTGAGTGGGTGATGCCCGGTCTGTAGTTGAGTTTTTGATGGGGACGGCGAGAGATCATGAAACCGCGAAGCTTGACATATTATCCATGCGCAGCGCTGAACCAAGCTCGAGTCCCGAACTTTTTTGACATCAACTTTGCGTTGTGAATGTTTCCGACTTATCTGGTATCCTAGTGTATCAGACCCTCTATATCTCTTGCAGCCAAATTGCTCATCATTGTCTGTTGAAAAGTCTGAGTCTAataccaaaaccaaaacTTTTACTGCCCATTATCATTAAGTAGATAATCCACCCATTATGTTGAATCGTTTCACAAATAACCTCCCTATATATATCATCACTCCTTTTAAGTTCTTAAGCGGTTCTCATCCAACCTCATCACACATTACTCCCCACTCCTCCCCCCCATACaacctcatcctcaccacaTCATCGCCCActaatcttcttctccaccaTCCTCAACGGCGGGTACAACAGCCCGCTCACAACAAACGCAAACTCAAATCCCAAATCGCCCGTCGTCTTTGCAATCGGCCCCTGCCACCACACCTGATCCATACTAGGAATCACCAGTGCAAAGCTCGCCACCGAGGCCGTCAGCGCCGCCACGCCCCACGGCAACTTGCTCGCATCATTCCAAGCCTCCAAATCATACCTGCCACAatctcccttcttttcccacAGATGATCGACCATGACCACGCCCAAAAACGCAGAAGACCAATACCCAATCAGACTGACAAAGTTCTCCAGACTATCAAAGAAGTCGGCAGCCGCCTTGATGCTCACGGGGATCAAGATGGCCGCCAGGATGACGGCGAACAGGTACCGGGGGACCTTGAACAGCACGGGCGCCAACATCTGAAAGTTGAGCGTGATGGAGTACGAAGTCGCCGCCAGGTTGCCCAGCAAGGTAAAAGACAGAATGACGACCAGGAACCGACCAAACCCGTGGGCGGGCGCGAGCATGGCTTGCAGGACCCCGCCCACCAGCGTCTCGTTGTAGGCCTCGCTCCAGGCAGGGACGGAGGGGATGGCGCCCTGGATGGCGGCTCCGAGACACATGAGCAGAATGGTGGGCAGCGCGAGGCCGGTGTAGCTGTAGGTGAAGATCTTCCACGACGGCGTCGAGGGCACGAGGTACGTCGTGAAATCCGAAGCCAGACAGGCCCAGGGGATCATGTAGCTCGCGACGATCATGGCGAAACTCAGAATGCCCTGTGGGGTAGGGGGGTCGGCGGGAGGGTTTTGCAGGTGGAGGTACTTGCCGCCACAGccgacggcgacgatgatggcgatgacggCGGGGATCCAGGCAAACCGCTCGTACATGTGTAGGGTCGTGAAGCCGCAGAAGGAGATGATGAGAGTGAGGATGGACATGATGACGATGCCGACGCTGATGGAGAGGTGGCCGTTGGCGACGGCGGAGAGACATTGGCCGCcggtgatgacgatgatgacggagAAGCCGGTCATGGtggcgaggttgaggaggacggGGAGGGAGATTATGTAGCGGCTGAGTGTAGGTGTTTGTTAGATTGGTGTGACCTACAAGAGAGTAGATAACTAGAAGatgggaaaagaaagggaaacgTACCCCCAGGAATAGCGAGCTTGAATCATCTGTCTCATACCCAACTTTGGTCCCAAGGTGCAGAGGTAAGCCGGTAAGAGAGTAGACAGTaaagtgaagaagaggataacGAGGCAGCTGTCCCGTAGACTGAGACCATATACTGGACCTAGCATGCCAAATGTAATGCTGATTTTTTTTGTGCGTGTTAGTCAAGTTGAAACTCCCCGTAGGCTATGGCTTAGATACTTACGGAAGAATGTTGCAGCTCATTGACCACCACAAGGTAAAGATGTTCAGCGTCTTGGTAACTGTCCTCTCCTTGACTGGAATGGGGGAGATTCCCTGGAGCTCAATCCGTCCAGCTACAACGACCTTGTGGCCATAGTAACAGATATGCCCCCAGAGACCGGAGGGTGGTGCAGCAGGCTTGCTCTCGTCGGCCTCGATGGATTGGAGGTTGGCTTCGACATCGTGCCCCTTCTGTAGAGGGTTGTCGTCACTTTGGGTCACCATACTCTGCTGTCTGGTGGTGACAATGGATAGCAGTTGAAgattggtgatgatggacgCAGTGCTGGTGTGTGGAGTCCTTTGGTGTTGTACCAGTGAACTTTGATGGAGCGAGGAGGCCGATGAGACTCCAGAGGTTCGAGAAACGAATATGTTGATAGTGCAAGTCTCCCAATGAAAAGTTGTGTAGGAAGTGAAGAACTTGTCGGATAGTCTGATAGGGCAAATATGCGAGTTTTCTAACAGAGCCAATGAATATCGGCAAATGAGAAGAAAGGGGAAATGACTCTTTGCTCTTGTTCAGGTAATTCAAGGGGGTTGGATGTGTATTTTTCTGAACGGCGGGGATTTTATCAAGTGCTGACCGTTGAGAAAACGATAAAGTCCGAAAGATCGGTCCGGGAGTAAACGTGTGTCGTGGTGGTCCACCCCGGTGATAAGCGAAGCGAGAGAATTCTCGTTGTCGAGACTATCGATTTCTTAGACGATCAAGATAGTTCCACGGCACTCGGTGGTACTCGGCTGAACCGGATGCAGCTCCGTATGTATCGGTGGCTCGATTTTGCGAAAGAACAGCTCGACCAGGCTCAATACCACAGGTTTTATAGATGTGCAATGTTTGGACTCTCGTCGTCTGTTGACCTTTAAGTTGTCTTGAATCTTTTAGTTTCAAAGGCGAAAATGTGGCAAACGGGACGAACTCTTCGAGGCTTCGCCACTGCAGGGAAGATCCTCGCGCAGATAAAGTGGACTGCAATGAATTTCCAAACTTCTTTTCATCACCTGTTCGACTGGTGATGGTTCGAGAAATGAGCAAGTTATTGCACGATTATTTGGCCAAAAGTAGCGTTGATGTTTCTGGAGACAAAGCCATTCAGGTCCAAGTGTACAAGTCGATAACCCGCCTTTTGTACCCCACAATTCTAGTCGTCGCCCACTTGGGCCAGGCTTTAAGGGCACGCACCGGGATGATTTTGTTTGAATCGAGAAGCTCTTTATCTGCAGTGCTGCTGCATTATTGAGCCTTGAGAGAGCATTGGAAACCCACCAATCACGTCGTCCAATTGCAAAGTGGGAAGTTCAAGTGCATGTGTGACAATTAGATACGGGCTGAACCTGCGCCCATGTTTGTGGACATCAATGCAGTATTCTGGAAAACGCTAAAAGGGGAAtcaaggagagaaaaaaaaaagagaaagatcCGAATGCAGCGTGCTTCACTCGACGGCCTCAGCAATCTTCTCagctctctccttcctcctcgccttcctGTCGCCAATCTTTTGCAACTGCTCCcgtctctccttcttcctcgtctgcTTGTCAATGCTACCAACGACAGCCTTCTCCTTGCCGCAGGGGTGCTTGGCAAACGCCGCcgcctcgtcctcctcggtcCACTCTCTGGGCAACACGGCAAACACCAGGTACGACGTATGGGTCTTGATCTCCGGCTCACCCTTAGTGATGAGGCGACCATCAACCCAGGGAGTCTGGAATGGCGGCTGCTCGGCCGACGTCTTGTCGTTGTCCTTCTTGGCTGCATCATCTCCATTCTTCATGACAGTGTCCGCATCCTCTGCACCATCCTCTCCCGCACCCCTCGGGCGCGCAGCCTGCTCCCTGACGCGTTCCTCGATTTCGGCGAGCCTCTCCAGGGCCTCTTCCACATCGTGCGGCGAGACGTTGACGCCGCGATCGGTCTGGTAATGGAGGCCCACGCGGTCGCGGATGGTGTGAAGCTTCCTGTTGGCGATCTCGACCATATCGATATCGACCCACCCGAGGCGACGCATGGCCGAAACGGTCCTGGTGACCTGCTCAATGCAGGGAGAAAAGGTGCAGATGTGTACGGCCTTCTTGGGGTTCAGCGGTGATACCCATTCGGCGGCGGtatcttctccctccttaGCTTGGGTCTGGGGCTTGCGTCGCGAGAGGTGCGGGAGGGCCTCCCAGGGCTTAGGGAGGTCAAGGAATATTGCGTCGGCTTCCGGGCTCTTTCCGTCAATTAAGAAGCCGCCGTTGTAGACGTCACGGTGTGTAAGGTGAACGAGGCCGTCGAGGTTATGGTCGGTaagctccttcttcatcttatGGTAGCGCTCCTCGTGGTACTCGAAGCTGAAGACCTTGCCTTTCCTGTCCTCGGCGCTGGAAGGGTATCCGTTATAAACGGCGCGGACGGAGGCGTGGGTGAAACTGCCACTGCCGGCACCAGCCTCGATAATCGTGGAGCCAGGTCTGGCACGTATCCTGTGCAGAATGTAGCTGTAGTCGGGAGTGTAGACGACCTGTGTTCGGTGGGGAAGACTCTGGGTCCAGAGCTCGGGAGTGGGAGGGAGCACGTGGATGAAGCCGCTGTCGTCGGCAACGGCCTGCTTGACACCGGTGGCCTCAGTGTCATTGTTGTCGGCGGTCTCGGGCTGGTTCTCTTCGGCATCGTCGCGGCTGGCATCGTCCTTGGGgcctcttttcctcttgcGACCACGGGAGCCAGTGTCAACCTTGGATGCCCTGATTTGAGAGCCCCAGGGGACATTCAGCATGGTGGAGTGAGGGAAGGAGCCATAGCGAGTGTTGACTACGGCGCCCTCAGCATAGCCGTCGTGTTCGCCCGAGGCTTCTTGAAGGTAGATGGGGAGAAGATTGTCGCGCGATAGCTGGAGAATGGCGAGCGAGCGGGGCTTGGTGCGCAGACCTGGTTCGAGGAACGGGGATACGGTTGGTCGCGTCATGGCGTCGGTCATGAACAATAACAATGTTATGTAGATGATTTGTTGTTCTGTTTTCGTTTCCGGCGGGTTCAAGGGAACGAACCAAGGATTGTAAATACGTGGAAATGAccggcagaggaggaggcaaaCGGTCTATCAGCGGCGCGGTCGGATAACAATAATTtgattaaaaaaaaaaaaaagacgggTCGAGATGCTGGTCCAGATCCAGGTCCGAGTCGCCCTTTTGGAAATTTTCTCGACAAAAATTGGAACTTTACTGCGGGGCACACGCTCGGTCAAGTGGGGCTATCAGTTCATTCCACTCtttcaaccctaaccccaaAGCACACTGCACAGCTGGTCCCTTGGGCACGTCCACTGGGGGCACGCAAATAAGGTTTGCCAAGTTCTGGGGTAACCCGTCTTGGCGTGGGGGCAGTTGAACCCTCAATCaccaatcttcttcttcttcaggtTCCCAACTTCCATCCCCTTGGCTCAAGCTGCTGACGAGTAACTGAACCCAATCAACGACGTCACTTGTAAAGAAGAAACGAAAAgcaaagaagcaaaaggctCGACAGCCCAAGTCCCCAGTTGACTACCGTCCAACGAAAATACCACGTATCTTCTGTCCCAAGCACTCTACCACGCAAGCTGGGTACTGAAGGTGTTGGAAGGTCTGGAATTCAGGGCGTATATGGTTGGTTGTAAGGAAGGGCCTGCCGCTGACAACCACCAACCTGGGGCACGTACCTACCACCAGTCTGTCGGTGGGACCCGCTTCTATCACGTCACATGgatggtacctacctatgtatgcAGTCAAGTCGTGGCCAACCACTATGTACCATTACTGCACATGCTGTTACAGTATTCATAAAAGGAGGTTTTCTCCGGTTGAGGTGAAAACCACAAACTTACCTACCCATCACCAGACGCAATGGTTGAAATAGAAATTCAGAGAAGCAATGATCATTCGAATCTTTCCCTCCCATATCTGCCCTCTCTGTGTCTAAAAAGATCATCAAGAGACTGTATACTGGATGCTCCGTGGTGCTCTCCATCCACACTCTGCATCCCCCAAACCAATGTTTCCTTTCACTAATCTTGTTACAGATTACAGATACTTGTGCTCACCCTATTCGAAACATAAGCGAGGGAAAGTGTCTGTAAACCCGTTTAAATGCCGGCAAAAGGTGTGTATACGCGTAACTGTCCGTGGAGTTTCAGCTGCCAGGTGGTTCGGTTTTTAGTTCCCCACCCTCTGCAGCACTGCCATCACAAGATGGATACGTACCGACATACCCGAAGCAGAGGGAAAGGGTGGATATTGGATGAACTGTTTGGCAACTCGTATACGTCAGAGCGTTTCAGAAGccgagagggaggggaggcggGAGGAATCTCGTATTTTATATCATTGATGGCTCATACCTACTCAAACTGATCACTTCCTCGCaacttttctctttctttctttactCAATTGCGCAACCTTTAACTAGTAAACATTGACCTCCAACCTATACCTCCTTCGATATATCATCATGGGTTTCTTCGGTTTTGGTATGTGTCTCCCTGGTTTGAATTATGTCACACGCACTGGCTATTGTGCCAACCTCATGATCTCGTCTCTAACACCTTTCCCTCTTAGACGAAGCCAAATCGGCCCACCGCGAATTCTACTCCGAGCGTGACGAAGAGCCAAAGTTCTCGCACGAGCTTCTCGGCGGTGCCGTTGCCTTTGAGGCCATGCACTTGTGGGAGAAAGAACAGCGGCGCGAGGGTAAACCCGTCAACCACGGCGTCGCCAAGGAGGCGCTTGCTGCCATTGCTGGGGCCGAAGTCGACAAGATGATTGAGCGGAGGGGATTGGAGGGAAAGGTGGATCGCGAAGAGGCGAAACGGCATGCTAGGGAGAAGGCGCACGATCTGTATGATCGGCAGTATGGAGAGAGGGACATGTATGATCCGTGAGTCTCCCCTTTCCTTGCATTCTCTGCTTGACTCATTTTGCTGGAAGCTTTTGAAGGCAGTCATGGAACCCACATGTGTAATACTAACATAAACACGGTGCAGCAACTACGAGATGCATGAGTCAATGCAGTCCTATT is a genomic window containing:
- a CDS encoding tRNA (adenine-N(1)-)-methyltransferase catalytic subunit trm61, which translates into the protein MTDAMTRPTVSPFLEPGLRTKPRSLAILQLSRDNLLPIYLQEASGEHDGYAEGAVVNTRYGSFPHSTMLNVPWGSQIRASKVDTGSRGRKRKRGPKDDASRDDAEENQPETADNNDTEATGVKQAVADDSGFIHVLPPTPELWTQSLPHRTQVVYTPDYSYILHRIRARPGSTIIEAGAGSGSFTHASVRAVYNGYPSSAEDRKGKVFSFEYHEERYHKMKKELTDHNLDGLVHLTHRDVYNGGFLIDGKSPEADAIFLDLPKPWEALPHLSRRKPQTQAKEGEDTAAEWVSPLNPKKAVHICTFSPCIEQVTRTVSAMRRLGWVDIDMVEIANRKLHTIRDRVGLHYQTDRGVNVSPHDVEEALERLAEIEERVREQAARPRGAGEDGAEDADTVMKNGDDAAKKDNDKTSAEQPPFQTPWVDGRLITKGEPEIKTHTSYLVFAVLPREWTEEDEAAAFAKHPCGKEKAVVGSIDKQTRKKERREQLQKIGDRKARRKERAEKIAEAVE
- a CDS encoding CipC protein — encoded protein: MGFFGFDEAKSAHREFYSERDEEPKFSHELLGGAVAFEAMHLWEKEQRREGKPVNHGVAKEALAAIAGAEVDKMIERRGLEGKVDREEAKRHAREKAHDLYDRQYGERDMYDPNYEMHESMQSY
- a CDS encoding purine-cytosine permease FCY21, which encodes MVTQSDDNPLQKGHDVEANLQSIEADESKPAAPPSGLWGHICYYGHKVVVAGRIELQGISPIPVKERTVTKTLNIFTLWWSMSCNILPITFGMLGPVYGLSLRDSCLVILFFTLLSTLLPAYLCTLGPKLGMRQMIQARYSWGRYIISLPVLLNLATMTGFSVIIVITGGQCLSAVANGHLSISVGIVIMSILTLIISFCGFTTLHMYERFAWIPAVIAIIVAVGCGGKYLHLQNPPADPPTPQGILSFAMIVASYMIPWACLASDFTTYLVPSTPSWKIFTYSYTGLALPTILLMCLGAAIQGAIPSVPAWSEAYNETLVGGVLQAMLAPAHGFGRFLVVILSFTLLGNLAATSYSITLNFQMLAPVLFKVPRYLFAVILAAILIPVSIKAAADFFDSLENFVSLIGYWSSAFLGVVMVDHLWEKKGDCGRYDLEAWNDASKLPWGVAALTASVASFALVIPSMDQVWWQGPIAKTTGDLGFEFAFVVSGLLYPPLRMVEKKISGR